The following are encoded in a window of Tessaracoccus flavescens genomic DNA:
- a CDS encoding cysteine hydrolase family protein yields MSDVEPWLIVIDAQRIFADPQSDWGSPMWNAAEANIGRLLERFEGRTILTRWIPPTADGRAGSWADYMAAWPFADRPQDDPYFELVPALAGVPAPVVDAPTFGKWDAVRALVGETPSLVVTGVSTDCCVISTVLPAADAGARITVATDACAGSTQENQAAALTVMGLYPPQVRLLSTDEVLDS; encoded by the coding sequence ATGAGTGACGTTGAACCCTGGCTGATCGTCATCGACGCGCAGCGCATCTTCGCCGATCCGCAGAGCGACTGGGGCTCCCCGATGTGGAACGCAGCCGAGGCGAACATCGGCCGTCTGCTCGAACGTTTCGAGGGCCGCACCATCCTGACCAGGTGGATCCCGCCGACGGCCGATGGGCGTGCCGGATCGTGGGCCGACTACATGGCGGCATGGCCCTTCGCCGACCGGCCACAGGACGACCCGTACTTCGAACTCGTTCCTGCGCTGGCAGGGGTGCCGGCACCTGTGGTCGATGCGCCGACCTTCGGGAAGTGGGACGCGGTGCGCGCGCTCGTGGGGGAGACCCCATCGCTGGTGGTAACGGGAGTCTCGACTGACTGCTGCGTGATCTCCACGGTGCTGCCCGCGGCCGATGCCGGGGCGAGAATCACGGTGGCCACCGACGCCTGCGCCGGATCGACGCAGGAGAACCAGGCGGCGGCTCTGACGGTGATGGGACTCTACCCGCCCCAGGTCCGACTGCTCAGCACCGACGAGGTGCTCGACAGTTAG
- a CDS encoding alkaline phosphatase PhoX, whose amino-acid sequence MTSTRDREPPMLGLTHGNRSPVTCRLCCGDACAKPVPDTSENRHFRDIASKAPSRRALFGGASAVGLAAGLPSVLGADPLASADRGRGAGLRFEPITPVTGTLDDVTVTRGYAWQPIIRWGDPVLRGARVRRIGADGVRPGGSVRLRLSRGDHTARSFDWNLLLICGDPATASTYFGGYTGPVSPIACPDNGVFDSTGTLWVSTDSQAGSIGYNDALHRVTLSGRERGKVEKFLSVPVGAATCGPVIHDKDGSVFVTVQPPGENGAWAEPLSYFPDYVMPGERGRRGDFSGPRPTVIQVTGH is encoded by the coding sequence ATGACAAGCACCAGAGATCGAGAGCCTCCGATGCTCGGGCTCACGCACGGCAACCGCAGCCCCGTCACCTGCCGCCTATGCTGCGGCGACGCGTGCGCAAAGCCCGTACCCGACACCTCAGAAAACCGACACTTCCGCGACATCGCCTCCAAGGCGCCTTCCCGGCGGGCGCTCTTCGGAGGCGCGTCCGCCGTCGGCCTGGCCGCCGGCCTCCCGTCGGTTCTCGGTGCCGACCCGCTCGCCTCCGCCGACAGGGGCAGGGGTGCCGGGCTGCGGTTCGAGCCGATCACCCCCGTCACAGGGACGCTCGACGACGTGACGGTGACCCGCGGCTACGCGTGGCAGCCGATCATCCGCTGGGGCGACCCGGTCCTGCGCGGCGCCCGAGTTCGACGGATCGGCGCAGACGGGGTCCGCCCAGGCGGGTCAGTTCGGCTACGACTGTCGCGCGGCGACCACACGGCGCGCAGCTTCGACTGGAACCTGCTGCTCATCTGCGGTGATCCCGCGACGGCGAGCACCTACTTCGGCGGGTACACGGGACCCGTCTCCCCCATCGCCTGCCCCGACAACGGGGTCTTCGACTCGACCGGCACGCTGTGGGTCTCCACGGACAGCCAAGCCGGATCGATCGGCTACAACGACGCCCTGCACCGGGTCACCCTCTCCGGGCGCGAGCGCGGAAAGGTCGAGAAGTTCCTCTCGGTGCCCGTCGGCGCCGCGACCTGCGGCCCGGTCATCCACGACAAGGACGGCTCCGTCTTCGTAACGGTCCAGCCCCCAGGGGAGAACGGCGCCTGGGCAGAGCCACTTTCGTACTTCCCCGACTACGTGATGCCGGGTGAACGCGGAAGGCGGGGCGACTTCTCCGGCCCGCGGCCGACCGTGATCCAGGTGACAGGGCACTGA
- a CDS encoding MFS transporter, translating into MAQHRANGEAGARQVLRSLIGPVYAPTLFQAVGMTAILPVIPLIALSLGFPVPAAAAITMITGIVGVLGPIPLASVMTVVGERRAMIATGILVALTQIGSLLLINHALTTTPTSWHRVGFIAALVVSSLCREVWVIGRQAYLGTALPPQFRARGMTTFGGMMRIGQVIGPLLGAGVIALGNEAWVIGLDALAMLVATLLVAVCMLPSDSSPRGRVTVRQASGRLPVEPTPHDPRRTAGITMLQAGIGIVPLTMARIARPLVVPLLGALLGLSAQEISLIFAISALVEIAMFIPAGSLMDSFGRTAVVVPCLFFSGAGYLLLVALAGTVGHSSRAVAFWALVASAALIAFGNGFGSGSVQTLGLDLSPEHNRTRHLARWSTITGSGRLLAPGLVAAVTLVWPITAAGAVIGGLCWFGALWSLRLLPQVTPRPPRGRWADRSVHLDPPLARVRHGCHGQADDSERCGTREEPRQQRRPLEQ; encoded by the coding sequence GTGGCACAGCATCGGGCGAACGGCGAGGCCGGCGCAAGGCAGGTCCTCCGCTCGCTGATCGGCCCCGTCTACGCGCCGACCCTCTTCCAGGCCGTCGGCATGACGGCGATCCTCCCGGTGATCCCGCTGATCGCGCTCTCGCTCGGCTTTCCCGTACCCGCGGCCGCAGCGATCACCATGATCACCGGCATCGTCGGCGTCCTCGGGCCGATTCCGCTCGCCTCGGTGATGACGGTGGTGGGCGAGCGGAGAGCGATGATCGCCACCGGAATCCTCGTCGCCCTCACCCAGATCGGCTCGCTGCTGCTGATCAACCATGCGCTCACCACGACGCCGACATCGTGGCATCGGGTCGGGTTCATCGCAGCGCTCGTGGTGTCTTCTCTGTGCCGCGAGGTGTGGGTGATCGGCAGGCAGGCCTACCTTGGCACGGCCCTGCCACCGCAGTTCCGGGCGCGGGGGATGACCACCTTCGGCGGCATGATGCGGATCGGCCAGGTGATCGGCCCCCTGCTCGGCGCAGGCGTGATCGCGCTCGGCAACGAGGCGTGGGTGATCGGGCTCGACGCACTGGCGATGCTCGTCGCCACGCTGCTCGTCGCGGTCTGCATGCTGCCGTCCGACTCGTCGCCCCGCGGACGGGTCACCGTCCGGCAGGCGTCCGGGAGGCTGCCGGTCGAGCCGACCCCGCACGACCCGCGGCGCACTGCGGGGATCACCATGCTCCAGGCGGGCATCGGCATCGTTCCGCTCACCATGGCGAGGATCGCCCGTCCGCTCGTCGTGCCACTGCTCGGGGCGTTGCTCGGGCTCAGCGCCCAGGAGATCTCCCTGATCTTCGCCATCTCGGCACTGGTGGAGATCGCGATGTTCATCCCGGCCGGCTCCCTGATGGACTCATTCGGTCGCACCGCCGTGGTGGTGCCGTGCCTCTTCTTCTCCGGCGCCGGCTATCTGCTCCTGGTCGCGCTGGCAGGCACCGTCGGTCACTCTTCGCGCGCCGTCGCGTTCTGGGCGCTCGTCGCCTCGGCCGCGCTCATCGCCTTCGGCAACGGCTTCGGGTCGGGGTCCGTGCAGACCCTCGGGCTCGACCTGTCTCCAGAGCACAACCGGACGAGGCACCTGGCCCGCTGGTCGACCATCACCGGCTCCGGGCGGTTGCTCGCGCCCGGGCTCGTCGCCGCCGTGACGCTTGTGTGGCCGATCACCGCAGCCGGAGCGGTGATCGGCGGGCTGTGCTGGTTCGGGGCGCTGTGGTCGCTGCGGCTGTTGCCCCAGGTGACGCCGCGGCCACCGCGCGGCCGATGGGCCGACCGGTCGGTACACCTAGACCCGCCGCTCGCGCGTGTCCGTCATGGCTGCCACGGCCAGGCCGACGACTCCGAGCGCTGCGGCACCCGCGAAGAGCCACGGCAGCAGCGCCGTCCACTCGAGCAGTGA
- a CDS encoding GNAT family N-acetyltransferase: MEITREAPAAAPGAPGYDLYELDAELWDGVLLDLFGNDDLGQSPLRRWAESTAPRVTRHQLVVARENGVVLGVALLELPQLDNRHIAFLSVAVRPEHRRRGVGGALFDEAAALAAEEGRHDLQAWTWDRLVEPGAGTISAAQGDGAIDPTSDGAAFLLSRGFTLAQVDLMSGLTLQAQAELEQLAAETRSAVTARYSLVQWRGDTPERWIEDAAALQVAMSTDIPTGTADLRPELVDPDRVRSEDRRRREGGLDELVTAVEHDGRLVAFTRVIHDPSRPEIADQWDTLVLGAHRGNGLGLLIKTASHATLRATWPRIRRLITGNASENSWMLAINRRLGYRPVAASGWFTRKDPGHGTE, from the coding sequence GTGGAGATCACACGCGAGGCACCCGCCGCGGCTCCGGGTGCGCCCGGATACGACCTGTACGAACTCGATGCCGAGTTGTGGGACGGCGTCCTGCTCGACCTCTTCGGCAACGACGACCTCGGACAGTCGCCGCTTCGGCGGTGGGCGGAGAGCACCGCGCCGCGGGTCACGCGACATCAACTGGTGGTCGCCCGCGAGAACGGGGTCGTCCTCGGCGTGGCGCTGCTCGAGCTGCCGCAGTTGGACAACCGACACATCGCGTTCCTCTCCGTTGCCGTGCGCCCCGAGCACCGACGACGCGGCGTAGGGGGAGCGCTCTTCGATGAGGCGGCCGCCCTCGCCGCCGAAGAAGGACGCCACGACCTCCAGGCCTGGACCTGGGACAGGCTCGTGGAGCCGGGGGCTGGCACCATCTCGGCCGCCCAGGGCGACGGGGCGATCGACCCCACCTCCGACGGAGCCGCCTTCCTGCTCTCCCGCGGCTTCACCCTCGCCCAGGTCGACCTGATGTCCGGGCTGACGCTCCAGGCCCAGGCCGAGCTGGAGCAGCTCGCGGCCGAGACGCGCTCGGCGGTAACCGCCAGATACTCCCTGGTGCAGTGGCGCGGCGACACCCCGGAGCGGTGGATCGAGGACGCGGCCGCGCTCCAGGTGGCCATGAGCACCGACATCCCCACCGGGACGGCCGATCTTCGGCCCGAGCTGGTCGACCCCGACCGGGTGCGCTCCGAGGACCGCCGCCGACGCGAAGGAGGGCTCGATGAACTGGTCACCGCCGTCGAGCACGACGGCCGACTTGTCGCCTTCACCCGCGTCATCCACGACCCGTCCCGCCCCGAGATCGCCGACCAGTGGGACACCCTCGTCCTCGGCGCACACCGCGGCAACGGGCTCGGCCTGCTGATCAAGACGGCGAGCCACGCCACGCTGCGCGCCACGTGGCCGCGGATCCGGCGGCTGATCACCGGGAACGCGTCGGAGAACTCCTGGATGCTGGCGATCAACCGACGGCTCGGCTACCGGCCGGTCGCAGCGTCGGGCTGGTTCACCCGCAAGGATCCGGGCCATGGCACTGAGTAG
- a CDS encoding TrmH family RNA methyltransferase translates to MTSEPNAAPGLPASVLRSVRRLTQRRGRDLTRKFLAEGRQAVREALAADDLVEEVIVHDADKHADLLEGIDVPVWQASEHQMRQLSDTVTPQGIIAICRQLSFDWNDLDDARLVVICAQVRDPGNAGTVIRCADAFGADAVVLTSGSVEIYNPKTVRSTVGSLFHMPILTGVPLTEAVDRVKSMGMTVLAADGVGAPLDLLAADGGLSGPVAWITGNEAWGLPEEDARLADKIVAVPMWGKAESLNLSSAAAVCLYATASAQRRHR, encoded by the coding sequence GTGACATCCGAACCGAACGCCGCCCCTGGCCTCCCGGCCTCGGTGCTGCGTTCGGTTCGTCGTCTCACGCAGCGCCGGGGTAGGGACCTCACCCGCAAGTTCCTCGCCGAGGGTCGACAGGCCGTGCGCGAAGCGCTCGCGGCCGACGACCTTGTCGAGGAGGTCATCGTCCACGACGCGGACAAGCACGCCGACCTCCTCGAGGGCATCGACGTGCCCGTCTGGCAGGCCAGCGAGCACCAGATGCGACAACTCAGCGACACGGTCACCCCGCAGGGGATCATCGCGATCTGCCGTCAGCTGAGCTTCGACTGGAACGACCTCGACGATGCCCGGCTGGTCGTGATCTGCGCGCAGGTCCGCGACCCAGGCAACGCGGGAACCGTCATCCGCTGCGCCGACGCGTTTGGCGCCGATGCTGTGGTGCTCACCTCGGGCAGCGTGGAGATCTACAACCCCAAGACGGTGCGCTCCACCGTCGGCAGCCTGTTCCACATGCCCATCCTCACCGGGGTCCCGCTCACCGAGGCGGTCGACCGGGTGAAGTCCATGGGCATGACGGTGCTCGCAGCCGACGGCGTCGGCGCCCCGCTCGACCTGCTTGCCGCCGACGGCGGGCTCAGCGGCCCCGTCGCCTGGATCACGGGCAACGAGGCCTGGGGGCTTCCCGAAGAGGACGCCAGGCTGGCAGACAAGATCGTGGCCGTGCCCATGTGGGGCAAGGCCGAGAGCCTCAACCTTTCGAGCGCCGCCGCGGTGTGCCTCTACGCCACCGCCTCGGCGCAACGACGACACCGGTGA
- the pheS gene encoding phenylalanine--tRNA ligase subunit alpha: protein MSGPNDNFDPKQVAALDPAAVDGFVADALAAIEGATTTAELKQARHDHAGDVSPLALANREIGALPPQARKEAGQRVGQARGRVNQAVAARQAALAEGELNAALAAERVDMTLPVYVGPQGALHPVTTLIDEMIDVFVAMGWEVADGPQLESEWYNFDALNLAPDHPARAMQDTLWIDPPTAGKLLRTQTSPVQVRAMLERGVPLYIVSPGKVFRADEYDATHLPVFHQLEGLVVDKGISMADLRGTLDHLAKTMFGDVRTRMRPHYFPFTEPSAEVDLECFVCHGESVGNPDRPCRTCRSEGWIEWGGCGIVNPRVLTACGIDPEVYSGFAFGMGVDRTVMFRTGAPDLRDFVEGDIRFSRSILGGAR from the coding sequence ATGTCAGGACCTAACGACAACTTCGACCCTAAGCAGGTCGCCGCACTCGACCCGGCAGCAGTCGACGGTTTCGTCGCTGACGCGCTCGCCGCCATCGAGGGCGCAACGACAACCGCGGAACTGAAGCAGGCCCGACACGACCACGCGGGCGACGTCTCGCCGCTCGCTCTGGCCAACCGCGAGATCGGCGCGCTGCCCCCGCAGGCGCGCAAGGAGGCAGGCCAGCGCGTCGGACAGGCCCGCGGCCGCGTCAACCAGGCCGTCGCCGCGCGCCAGGCGGCGCTCGCCGAGGGCGAACTCAACGCGGCGCTCGCCGCTGAGCGGGTCGACATGACGCTTCCCGTCTACGTGGGTCCCCAGGGCGCCCTGCACCCGGTGACCACCTTGATCGACGAGATGATCGACGTGTTCGTCGCCATGGGTTGGGAGGTCGCGGACGGGCCGCAGCTCGAGTCCGAGTGGTACAACTTCGACGCCCTCAACCTCGCCCCCGACCACCCGGCCCGCGCCATGCAGGACACGCTGTGGATCGACCCGCCGACCGCAGGAAAGCTGCTGCGCACCCAGACCTCCCCGGTGCAGGTGCGTGCCATGCTCGAGCGAGGCGTCCCGCTCTACATCGTCAGCCCAGGCAAGGTGTTCCGGGCAGACGAGTACGACGCCACCCACCTGCCGGTTTTCCACCAGTTGGAGGGCCTCGTCGTGGACAAGGGCATCTCGATGGCCGACCTGCGCGGCACGCTCGACCACCTGGCAAAGACCATGTTCGGCGATGTGCGCACCCGCATGCGTCCCCACTACTTCCCGTTCACCGAACCCTCTGCAGAGGTCGACCTCGAGTGCTTCGTCTGCCACGGCGAGTCGGTCGGCAACCCGGACCGGCCCTGTCGCACCTGCCGCTCCGAGGGTTGGATCGAGTGGGGCGGCTGCGGCATCGTCAATCCGCGCGTCCTCACCGCCTGCGGCATCGACCCAGAGGTGTACTCCGGCTTCGCCTTCGGCATGGGGGTCGACCGCACCGTCATGTTCCGCACCGGGGCGCCCGACCTTCGCGACTTCGTCGAGGGTGACATCCGCTTCAGCCGTTCGATCCTTGGAGGTGCCCGATGA
- a CDS encoding rhomboid family intramembrane serine protease, translating into MSAFFHGTEDPWFKIGRLQVTTTVLVVLIGAVGMLATLFVSGLYETLALIPAHMFSGEVWRLVTWPLVDGFSLWTIINLALLWLFGRDLESQIGKRQMALLFVAIWASLTLTTTVVGLFVGGGIAGMRMIEFCLLLLWIAEWPTRRFFFNIPAWVIGIVFLALQILPMLATGAWGQLLGFVFSLVFVAMAARGAGLLSDYGWIPGRRKSKARKQSSSTRAKQPSRGQQRQAQRKATDEERIDQLLDKINAEGIHSLTRSERAELEKLRQRRR; encoded by the coding sequence GTGAGTGCTTTCTTCCATGGAACCGAAGACCCCTGGTTCAAGATCGGCCGGCTCCAGGTCACGACGACCGTGCTCGTCGTGCTTATCGGTGCCGTCGGCATGCTGGCGACGCTGTTCGTATCGGGTCTGTACGAGACGCTCGCGCTGATTCCCGCGCACATGTTCTCCGGGGAGGTGTGGCGCCTCGTCACCTGGCCACTGGTCGACGGCTTCTCGCTGTGGACCATCATCAACCTGGCGCTGCTGTGGCTGTTCGGCCGCGACCTCGAGTCGCAGATCGGCAAGCGACAGATGGCCCTGCTGTTCGTCGCCATCTGGGCCTCCCTCACGTTGACCACCACCGTCGTCGGCCTGTTCGTCGGCGGCGGTATCGCAGGCATGCGGATGATCGAGTTCTGCCTGCTCCTGCTGTGGATCGCCGAATGGCCGACCCGCCGCTTCTTCTTCAACATCCCGGCCTGGGTGATCGGCATCGTCTTCCTCGCGCTGCAGATTCTGCCGATGCTCGCCACGGGCGCCTGGGGCCAGCTGCTCGGCTTCGTGTTCTCCCTCGTGTTCGTGGCGATGGCGGCCAGGGGCGCCGGCCTGCTCTCCGACTACGGGTGGATCCCCGGCCGTAGGAAGTCCAAGGCGAGGAAACAGTCGTCCTCCACGCGGGCGAAGCAGCCGAGCCGCGGGCAACAGCGACAGGCCCAGCGCAAGGCCACCGACGAGGAACGGATCGACCAGCTCCTGGACAAGATCAACGCCGAAGGGATCCACTCCCTGACCCGCTCGGAGCGCGCGGAGCTGGAGAAGCTGCGTCAGCGCCGCCGCTGA
- a CDS encoding PfkB family carbohydrate kinase, giving the protein MSRVIHTGQALVDATAQVRALPARGQNSMADGWSQEAGGAVNILVAAARSGAECVHAGTIGTGPNGDIVREALQAEGVAWSATAVEDEDTALCVVLVEPSAERTFVTMQGAERRLTVEALASSRPRPRDLVCVTGYTLAVDSTRVPLEAWLETLPEGVEVVLDPGAAFADLPEDVRSRMLARTSVWTSNQEEAEAMTGEAHMARSAAAVASLLPEGTVSIVRDGPEGCAVHVAGTTTVVPGFPQKPVDTNGAGDAHTGVLVAELALGTDWVEACRRANIAGAIKVTRRGPATAPTRSEIDAFAARL; this is encoded by the coding sequence ATGTCACGCGTGATCCACACCGGCCAGGCCCTGGTCGACGCGACGGCCCAGGTCCGCGCACTCCCGGCGAGGGGACAAAACTCCATGGCGGACGGCTGGAGCCAGGAGGCCGGCGGAGCGGTCAACATCCTGGTCGCGGCGGCGCGCTCGGGCGCCGAGTGCGTCCACGCGGGCACCATCGGTACCGGGCCGAACGGCGACATCGTGCGCGAGGCGCTCCAGGCCGAGGGGGTCGCCTGGTCGGCTACCGCCGTGGAGGATGAGGACACCGCGCTGTGCGTCGTGCTGGTGGAGCCGAGCGCCGAGCGGACCTTCGTCACCATGCAGGGCGCGGAGCGCAGGCTCACCGTCGAGGCCCTCGCGAGCTCCCGGCCCCGGCCCCGTGACCTCGTCTGCGTCACCGGCTACACCCTCGCCGTCGACTCGACGAGGGTCCCGCTCGAGGCCTGGCTCGAGACCCTTCCGGAGGGGGTCGAGGTCGTGCTTGACCCGGGCGCCGCCTTCGCCGACCTGCCTGAGGACGTGCGTTCGAGGATGCTGGCCCGGACGAGCGTGTGGACCTCGAACCAGGAGGAGGCGGAGGCTATGACGGGGGAGGCCCACATGGCTCGCTCGGCCGCGGCGGTGGCGTCTCTCCTTCCCGAAGGCACCGTCTCCATCGTGCGCGACGGCCCCGAGGGCTGTGCCGTGCACGTCGCTGGCACCACGACGGTGGTGCCCGGCTTCCCGCAGAAGCCGGTGGACACCAACGGTGCAGGCGACGCCCACACGGGGGTGCTCGTGGCGGAGCTCGCCCTGGGCACCGACTGGGTCGAGGCCTGCCGCCGCGCCAACATCGCAGGCGCCATCAAGGTCACCCGCCGCGGACCGGCGACCGCCCCCACCCGCTCGGAGATCGACGCGTTCGCGGCGCGGCTCTGA
- the pheT gene encoding phenylalanine--tRNA ligase subunit beta, whose product MKAPVSWLRDLVALPADADTAKLADQFTKVGLTVEHIEQTGSPVTGPLVVGRVLSLLEEPQKNGKVIRYCRVDVGELNDEATEEFPASRGIVCGADNFVEGDLVVVALPGAVLPGDFAISARKTYGHISDGMICAEDEIGLGDDHAGIMVLEPGSAEPGQDAVELLWSADEVLDIDVTPDLSYCLSLRGLAREAAIANGVSYEDRYRAKLPEPVEGGHPVVLESDRCPAFVALTIEGIDPTAASPAWMVDRLRASGVRSISLPVDVTNYVMLESGQPLHAYDAAKLRGPIRVRLANEGETLRTLDGQDRVLDVDDLLITDDSGPIGLAGVMGGESTQVSDTTTSIVLEAAAFVPASVSRTFRRHGLPSEASKRFERGVDPQLGYAAAKRAAKLLTASGGGEVTAETVVGSVPAGARITLRAGLVSSVLGMKVEQEEITRLLSAAAIPVTMLGDSLTVDAPSWRGDLVDPYDVVEEIGRHVGYDRIGLSLPVPAETHGLDPRIRDRRAALRAVAALGFTEVLTLPFSSPAELDQLGIQEGDPRRAQVSLANPLSETQGKLRTTLLPGLFAAVSRNTSRSLGDLAIFEQGRVFFDEGPSVAPRPSVTQRPSDEELAQIDAALPAQPENIAAVVTGNWRPAGWWGPAVPADWTHVVAFAERAAAAVGVRFERRNAEQAPWHPGRCAELSVDGIVLGHAGELHPNVVKAFRLPGRSCAVELNLDLLLAKARQGGEIGPLSAFPLVKEDVALIVDDAVAVSDVQQALADGAGDVLESIALFDVYTGDQVGQGRKSLAFALRFRSDKTMTDAEAAEARQNAVEVAVERFGAVQRA is encoded by the coding sequence ATGAAGGCTCCCGTCTCGTGGCTGCGTGACCTGGTCGCGCTGCCTGCCGACGCCGACACGGCGAAGCTCGCCGACCAGTTCACGAAGGTGGGCCTGACGGTCGAGCACATCGAGCAGACCGGCTCGCCCGTGACCGGTCCCCTCGTCGTCGGACGCGTGCTCAGCCTCCTCGAGGAGCCGCAGAAGAACGGCAAGGTGATCCGCTACTGCCGCGTCGACGTGGGCGAACTCAACGACGAGGCCACCGAGGAGTTCCCGGCCAGTCGTGGCATCGTCTGCGGCGCGGACAACTTCGTCGAGGGCGACCTTGTCGTCGTCGCGCTCCCCGGCGCGGTCCTGCCCGGCGACTTCGCCATCTCGGCCCGCAAGACCTACGGCCACATCTCCGACGGCATGATCTGCGCCGAGGACGAGATCGGCCTCGGCGACGACCACGCGGGCATCATGGTGCTCGAGCCCGGCTCCGCCGAGCCCGGTCAGGACGCCGTCGAACTGCTGTGGAGCGCCGATGAGGTGCTCGACATCGACGTCACCCCGGACCTCAGCTACTGCCTGTCGCTGCGCGGCCTCGCCCGCGAGGCGGCCATCGCCAACGGCGTCTCCTACGAGGACCGCTACCGGGCAAAGCTCCCAGAGCCGGTCGAAGGCGGCCATCCGGTCGTGCTCGAGTCCGACCGCTGCCCGGCGTTCGTGGCGCTCACGATCGAGGGCATCGATCCGACCGCGGCGTCCCCGGCCTGGATGGTCGACCGGCTGCGCGCCTCGGGCGTGCGTTCCATCTCGCTTCCGGTGGACGTGACGAACTATGTCATGCTCGAGTCGGGCCAGCCGCTGCACGCCTACGACGCGGCAAAGCTCCGGGGCCCGATCCGGGTCCGGCTCGCCAACGAGGGTGAGACGCTGCGCACGCTCGACGGGCAGGACCGCGTCCTCGACGTCGACGACCTGCTGATCACCGACGACTCGGGGCCCATCGGGCTGGCAGGCGTCATGGGCGGTGAGAGCACGCAGGTCTCCGACACCACGACGTCGATCGTGCTCGAGGCCGCGGCCTTCGTGCCGGCCTCCGTGTCGCGCACCTTCCGCAGGCACGGCCTCCCGTCGGAGGCGTCCAAGCGCTTCGAGCGCGGCGTCGACCCCCAGCTCGGTTACGCGGCTGCCAAGCGGGCGGCCAAGCTGCTCACCGCGAGCGGCGGGGGAGAGGTGACTGCGGAGACGGTCGTCGGCTCTGTTCCCGCAGGGGCGCGCATCACGCTGCGCGCCGGGCTCGTCTCGTCCGTGCTCGGCATGAAGGTCGAGCAGGAGGAGATCACCCGGCTGCTCAGCGCCGCCGCCATCCCGGTGACCATGCTCGGCGACTCGTTGACTGTCGATGCTCCCAGCTGGCGCGGGGACCTGGTCGATCCCTACGACGTGGTCGAGGAGATCGGCCGCCACGTCGGTTACGACCGGATCGGGCTGTCGCTCCCTGTGCCTGCTGAGACGCACGGGCTCGACCCGAGGATCCGCGACCGGCGCGCCGCGCTGCGGGCCGTCGCGGCGCTCGGGTTCACCGAGGTACTCACCCTCCCGTTCTCCTCCCCGGCCGAGCTCGACCAGCTCGGGATCCAGGAGGGCGATCCGCGGCGGGCCCAGGTGTCGCTCGCGAACCCGCTGTCCGAGACCCAGGGCAAGCTGCGCACCACGCTGCTGCCCGGCCTCTTCGCCGCCGTCTCGCGCAACACCTCGCGCAGCCTCGGCGACCTCGCCATCTTCGAGCAGGGACGCGTCTTCTTCGATGAGGGCCCGAGCGTCGCGCCTCGTCCGAGCGTCACGCAGCGGCCGAGCGACGAGGAACTGGCCCAGATCGACGCCGCGCTGCCTGCCCAGCCCGAAAACATCGCGGCCGTGGTCACCGGCAACTGGCGGCCGGCCGGCTGGTGGGGTCCCGCCGTTCCGGCCGACTGGACCCACGTCGTCGCGTTCGCCGAACGGGCCGCGGCAGCGGTCGGGGTGCGCTTCGAGCGACGCAATGCCGAGCAGGCGCCCTGGCATCCCGGCCGCTGCGCCGAACTGTCGGTCGATGGGATCGTGCTCGGCCACGCGGGCGAGCTGCACCCGAACGTCGTCAAGGCCTTCCGGCTGCCGGGGCGCTCGTGCGCCGTCGAGCTCAACCTCGACCTGCTGTTGGCCAAGGCACGCCAGGGCGGCGAGATCGGTCCGCTGTCTGCCTTCCCGCTCGTGAAGGAGGACGTGGCCCTGATCGTCGACGACGCCGTGGCCGTCTCCGATGTGCAGCAGGCCCTCGCCGACGGCGCAGGCGACGTGCTGGAGTCGATCGCGCTGTTCGACGTGTACACCGGCGACCAGGTCGGCCAGGGCCGCAAGTCGCTCGCCTTCGCCTTGCGCTTCCGCTCCGACAAGACCATGACCGATGCCGAGGCCGCGGAGGCGAGGCAGAACGCCGTCGAGGTGGCCGTCGAACGCTTCGGTGCGGTCCAGCGCGCCTGA
- a CDS encoding TetR family transcriptional regulator gives MALSRQAIVDAGLGILDAYGLGDLSMRRVADVLGVQAGALYYHVPNKQSLLAALSEEVLGTVLDPLDDTDPSTWLTGWAMSLRRSLLARRDAAELVASSLALGLVGPDPTEAGRALLEREGFHKPEATMATLLHFVLGHVVEEQTRAQMHALGVVAEFDVAASGARFEWGVRLIVAGAGRLIHDEAQRR, from the coding sequence ATGGCACTGAGTAGGCAGGCCATCGTCGACGCAGGGCTCGGCATCCTCGACGCCTACGGGCTCGGCGACCTCAGCATGCGCAGGGTCGCCGACGTCCTCGGCGTCCAGGCGGGCGCGTTGTACTATCACGTCCCCAACAAGCAGTCGCTGCTGGCCGCGCTCAGCGAAGAGGTCCTCGGCACCGTCCTCGATCCACTCGACGACACCGATCCCTCCACTTGGTTGACCGGCTGGGCGATGTCGCTGAGGCGGTCCCTGCTCGCGCGCCGCGACGCGGCCGAACTCGTGGCGTCCTCCCTCGCGCTCGGGCTGGTCGGGCCCGACCCGACGGAGGCAGGAAGGGCTCTCCTCGAGCGTGAAGGGTTCCACAAGCCCGAGGCGACCATGGCAACCCTCCTGCACTTCGTCCTCGGCCACGTCGTCGAGGAACAGACCCGCGCCCAGATGCACGCGCTCGGGGTCGTCGCGGAGTTCGACGTCGCCGCCTCGGGCGCCCGCTTCGAGTGGGGAGTGCGTCTGATCGTCGCCGGAGCCGGACGGCTCATACACGACGAGGCGCAACGGCGTTAG